The following proteins are encoded in a genomic region of Canis lupus familiaris isolate Mischka breed German Shepherd chromosome 6, alternate assembly UU_Cfam_GSD_1.0, whole genome shotgun sequence:
- the NUPR1 gene encoding nuclear protein 1 translates to MSTFPGAASRAQQPPGPEDEDPSLDEYDLYSLAHSCLGVGGRKGRTKREAAANTNRPSPGGHERKLVTKLQNTERKKRGARS, encoded by the exons ATGTCCACCTTCCCGGGAGCAGCCAGCCGGGCTCAGCAGCCCCCAGGCCCAGAGGACGAAGACCCCAGCCTGGATGAGTATGACCTCTATAGCCTGGCTCATTCCTGCCTGG GAGTGGGAGGCCGGAAAGGTCGCACCAAGAGAGAAGCTGCTGCCAACACCAACCGCCCCAGCCCTGGTGGCCATGAGAGGAAGCTGGTGACTAAGCTCCAGAACACGGAGCGGAAAAAGCGGGGGGCACGGTCCTGA